Proteins from a genomic interval of Chroococcidiopsis thermalis PCC 7203:
- a CDS encoding glycosyltransferase family 4 protein — translation MRKPVLTIFYQFNPWFPSIGGIQTVIRYFIKYAASEFNVRVVGTSDRANFSSRKWQEAELEGRAIQFFPLLTVENDDVRGLLPTTVKYTAALLQHDFASDFMHFHRIEPTLASLNWQGDKTLFIHNDIRQQMTAKDNKKAILWRYFPAGYFALEGLLIKQFAEILSCNTESVKLYQQRYANLSERIKYIKNPVDNGVFYPLSPEQREEGRRALAARMGKSVETRFLLFAGRLHPQKDPVLLVRSLFAMQQPNVHLLIAGAGELAEIVKAEIARLDLSQQVTLLGAVPPTELAKLQQVCSAFVLTSAYEGLPLVALEALACGTPVVTTDCGETPKLLSSGSGIVCQERTPEAIASAISQILSRDKNYTIEACVRAAAPYGVRQIVSDVYQNMWVRWEQRQLASGVSTSYV, via the coding sequence ATGCGAAAACCAGTTTTAACCATTTTTTATCAGTTTAATCCCTGGTTTCCCAGCATAGGAGGCATTCAAACCGTCATTCGATACTTTATCAAATATGCTGCTAGCGAGTTTAATGTCAGAGTTGTAGGAACTTCAGACCGAGCTAATTTCTCTTCTAGAAAGTGGCAAGAAGCAGAGCTGGAGGGAAGGGCGATTCAGTTTTTTCCCTTGCTGACCGTGGAGAATGATGATGTAAGGGGTTTGCTGCCGACCACGGTAAAATACACCGCAGCGTTATTGCAGCATGACTTCGCTTCAGATTTCATGCACTTTCATCGAATCGAACCAACGCTAGCCTCGCTTAATTGGCAGGGAGATAAGACTCTTTTTATTCACAACGATATTCGCCAGCAAATGACTGCCAAGGATAATAAGAAGGCAATCTTATGGCGATATTTTCCGGCAGGCTATTTTGCGCTAGAAGGACTATTAATAAAGCAATTCGCCGAAATTTTATCGTGTAATACGGAATCAGTCAAGCTTTATCAACAGCGTTATGCTAATCTAAGCGAACGAATTAAATACATCAAAAATCCGGTAGATAATGGAGTATTTTACCCGCTTTCTCCCGAGCAACGCGAGGAAGGAAGACGCGCCTTAGCAGCGCGGATGGGCAAATCGGTGGAGACTCGTTTTTTATTATTTGCCGGACGCTTGCACCCGCAAAAAGATCCCGTTTTGTTGGTGCGATCGCTGTTTGCCATGCAGCAGCCAAACGTACACCTCCTAATTGCAGGTGCGGGAGAACTAGCTGAGATAGTAAAAGCAGAGATTGCTCGATTAGATCTATCTCAGCAAGTGACTCTGTTAGGCGCGGTTCCACCAACCGAACTCGCAAAGCTACAACAAGTTTGTAGCGCCTTTGTATTAACGAGTGCTTACGAAGGCTTGCCGCTAGTAGCGTTAGAAGCATTAGCTTGCGGTACGCCAGTAGTCACTACAGATTGTGGAGAAACACCTAAATTACTGAGTTCAGGTAGCGGGATCGTTTGTCAAGAACGCACGCCAGAAGCGATCGCCTCTGCCATAAGTCAGATCCTTTCACGAGATAAAAATTATACAATCGAAGCTTGCGTGCGGGCTGCTGCACCATACGGGGTGCGTCAAATTGTCAGTGATGTGTATCAAAATATGTGGGTGCGCTGGGAACAGCGTCAGTTAGCATCTGGTGTGTCTACAAGTTATGTCTAG